A DNA window from Candidatus Poribacteria bacterium contains the following coding sequences:
- a CDS encoding SpoIIE family protein phosphatase, producing MNKEVIPEQQADAKILVVDDEPKNVRILQIQLNARGYTVYTAADGLEALDIVEKEMPDLILLDINMPRMDGFEVVKRIRLNEVTEFIPIVMITALRDTRENRIKSIEAGADDFIEKPFDSLEVLARVRSLLRIKRYQDTLAEYNTRLQEELQMARSIQEILIPQNGVQELSGFRIASHCRPEMAVGGDFFDIWEIAPNRLGVFISDVMGHGVSAAFVTVFIKTILAEFQQQIEDNPGYLLEILNTRFNDLISSRLFMFATAFCGIIDLDKGELICANAGHSFPLLYNTHQQTYQAIGDQHTGNGLGIWRDSVYETVHYPFDRLGKMFLYTDGVYEVKNPQGEEFSIERLQKLVCTCAKKSAAELITSVSEAIDAFTDDCPKDDDLTLIALEVSGGD from the coding sequence ATGAACAAGGAAGTGATTCCTGAACAGCAAGCAGATGCGAAAATCCTTGTGGTTGATGATGAACCCAAAAATGTCAGAATTCTCCAAATTCAACTCAACGCACGAGGGTATACAGTCTACACAGCCGCAGATGGACTTGAGGCACTTGATATCGTCGAAAAAGAAATGCCGGATCTCATCTTGTTGGACATCAACATGCCGAGAATGGATGGGTTTGAAGTTGTCAAACGAATCCGATTGAACGAGGTTACCGAATTTATTCCAATTGTGATGATAACGGCTCTACGGGACACCCGCGAAAATCGAATTAAATCTATTGAGGCTGGTGCCGATGATTTTATTGAGAAGCCTTTCGATAGTTTAGAGGTGCTCGCCCGAGTTCGCTCACTCTTGCGGATTAAACGCTACCAAGATACACTTGCAGAGTATAACACCCGTTTGCAAGAAGAACTCCAAATGGCACGAAGTATTCAAGAAATTCTGATTCCTCAGAATGGTGTGCAGGAATTGTCAGGATTTCGGATTGCTTCACACTGCCGACCTGAAATGGCAGTCGGTGGGGATTTTTTTGATATCTGGGAAATTGCACCGAATCGACTCGGTGTTTTTATTTCTGATGTTATGGGACATGGTGTTTCAGCTGCTTTCGTAACAGTCTTCATTAAAACAATTTTGGCAGAATTCCAGCAACAAATCGAAGATAATCCAGGGTATCTCCTTGAAATACTAAACACCCGTTTTAATGATTTGATTAGTTCACGACTGTTCATGTTTGCAACAGCCTTTTGCGGTATCATTGATCTTGATAAGGGCGAACTCATCTGTGCCAACGCCGGGCATTCATTCCCACTCCTGTACAACACCCATCAACAGACATACCAAGCTATTGGCGATCAACACACAGGAAATGGGTTGGGCATTTGGCGGGATTCTGTGTATGAAACGGTGCATTATCCATTTGATCGGTTGGGCAAAATGTTCCTGTATACCGACGGTGTTTACGAAGTTAAAAACCCACAAGGCGAAGAATTTTCAATAGAGCGCCTCCAAAAATTAGTGTGTACATGCGCAAAGAAATCTGCAGCAGAACTCATCACCAGCGTCTCGGAAGCCATTGATGCTTTCACCGACGACTGCCCGAAAGACGATGATCTAACACTTATCGCTCTTGAGGTTTCAGGGGGAGATTAA
- a CDS encoding response regulator, which translates to MKTENPPPTEEQAEPQKRILVIEDQELNRKVVRIVLQSKGYTVVEATDATEALASLEDAIPQLILMDIALPGQSGEDLTRRIKANLAWVDIPIIALTAAAMSGDRERILKAGCDDYLSKPIDIKVLVERVETHIKRTET; encoded by the coding sequence GTGAAAACTGAAAACCCACCCCCAACCGAAGAACAGGCAGAACCGCAAAAGCGTATTTTGGTGATTGAAGACCAAGAGTTGAACCGCAAAGTTGTGCGGATTGTCCTGCAATCGAAGGGGTATACAGTCGTGGAAGCGACTGATGCTACGGAAGCACTGGCAAGCTTGGAAGACGCAATACCACAACTCATTCTCATGGATATTGCTTTACCCGGACAAAGCGGCGAAGATTTAACACGACGGATTAAAGCCAATCTTGCATGGGTAGATATACCAATTATTGCCCTGACAGCCGCAGCTATGTCTGGTGACAGGGAACGCATTCTTAAAGCTGGATGCGATGATTATCTCAGTAAACCTATTGACATCAAAGTTTTAGTGGAGCGTGTAGAAACTCACATCAAGAGGACAGAAACATGA
- a CDS encoding STAS domain-containing protein, translating to MDSTKLMKLREESGIKIIEIKTDLSSYAASDLRKMLEGLLAEKVERVVVNLSQVSHINSTAVGALVGVAKRLRQNGGDLKICALADNLTRTFNLIGASSVVEIYESENSALAAF from the coding sequence ATGGATTCGACAAAATTAATGAAACTCCGAGAGGAATCCGGTATCAAAATAATTGAAATAAAAACAGACCTGAGTAGTTACGCAGCATCCGATTTACGGAAGATGCTTGAAGGACTCTTAGCGGAGAAGGTTGAGAGGGTTGTTGTGAATCTCAGTCAAGTGAGTCATATAAACAGCACGGCTGTGGGTGCCTTGGTAGGTGTTGCAAAACGGCTTCGCCAGAATGGTGGCGACCTTAAAATTTGCGCACTTGCAGACAATTTAACACGGACCTTCAATCTTATTGGTGCATCCAGTGTCGTCGAAATCTACGAATCAGAAAACAGTGCCCTCGCAGCGTTTTAA
- a CDS encoding ATP-binding protein, giving the protein MAQADIQLQIPSAAFYIEPARAFVGNLAKSLGFSRKRVADIQLVLDEICSNAVHHGSVNATVGVKLCIRIDTHALEILVRDTGTRHAGEKSWLTHERLSEIEMNRSPNNESGHGIFIAKSLSDMHEMRPNEAGGTDVRVVFRFLKPRDIEI; this is encoded by the coding sequence ATGGCGCAAGCAGATATTCAACTTCAAATTCCGAGTGCTGCCTTTTATATAGAACCTGCTCGGGCATTTGTTGGAAACCTCGCAAAAAGCCTCGGATTCTCCAGAAAACGTGTAGCAGACATTCAACTCGTGCTTGACGAAATCTGCAGTAATGCAGTACATCACGGCTCGGTGAATGCGACAGTCGGTGTTAAACTGTGTATCCGTATTGATACACATGCCCTTGAAATTTTAGTAAGGGATACGGGTACACGGCATGCCGGAGAAAAGAGTTGGCTAACACATGAAAGACTTTCAGAGATTGAGATGAACCGTTCTCCAAACAATGAGAGTGGGCACGGCATTTTCATCGCTAAATCTCTCTCGGATATGCACGAAATGCGACCAAATGAGGCAGGCGGAACCGACGTTCGAGTCGTTTTTCGTTTTTTAAAACCAAGAGATATCGAAATTTAA
- a CDS encoding PAS domain S-box protein — MKLKDTTGKHILRDEIIEPNCFLEISTDMFGYISCDGSFVALNSVWEEILGFTKLELQNSEWSALIHPEDREEMLNEIEKVKTGKRVRPFESRFQRKNGSYRWLRWRAIKDAEQQLCYVVATDITPRKQLEARLKESETRFQQLAAKHVQEGDLLHTLMENTPDHIYFKDTESRFIRINRSLADRFGLKNPAEAVQKTDFDFFTREHAQQAYQDEQDVVESGKPIEAKQERETWPNEQDTWVSTTKVPIRDREGRIVGTCGISRDITEYYRAQQAVEYASRAKSDFLANMSHELRTPLNAIIGFAEILRDELVGSINAEQRECINDIHISGEHLLEMINDILDLSKIEAGKMALQLETFSIVEAVEEVNAIITALAVKKDLDLTLNYNQNGMIEADRVKFKQIFYNLLSNAVKFTPEGGKVATQLEVGTTELRAGVIDTGIGISEADQAKLFAPFTQIDTSKSRRYGGTGLGLALTHRLIMLHGGEISVTSQEGEGSNFALRIPLQQLNKV, encoded by the coding sequence ATGAAGCTTAAAGACACAACTGGCAAGCACATATTAAGAGATGAAATCATTGAACCAAACTGCTTCTTAGAGATTTCCACGGATATGTTCGGGTATATCAGTTGTGACGGTAGTTTCGTCGCACTCAACTCGGTATGGGAAGAAATTCTTGGGTTCACAAAATTAGAACTTCAGAACTCCGAATGGTCTGCGCTCATACATCCGGAGGATCGGGAGGAGATGCTTAACGAGATCGAAAAGGTGAAAACAGGAAAACGTGTAAGACCCTTTGAAAGCCGGTTTCAGCGCAAAAACGGGTCCTACAGATGGTTAAGATGGCGCGCGATAAAAGATGCCGAGCAACAGCTCTGTTATGTCGTCGCAACAGATATAACACCTCGAAAGCAGTTAGAAGCAAGATTGAAAGAGAGTGAAACCCGATTCCAGCAATTAGCGGCGAAACATGTCCAAGAAGGGGATCTGTTGCATACCCTGATGGAGAATACCCCTGACCACATCTATTTCAAAGATACGGAGAGTAGATTTATACGGATCAATCGCTCTTTAGCAGATCGGTTCGGTTTAAAAAATCCCGCAGAGGCAGTCCAAAAAACCGACTTTGACTTCTTCACTCGTGAACACGCACAACAGGCATATCAGGACGAACAAGATGTCGTTGAATCTGGAAAACCAATTGAGGCGAAACAGGAAAGAGAGACTTGGCCCAATGAGCAGGATACCTGGGTATCAACGACTAAAGTCCCGATTCGAGATAGAGAGGGACGTATAGTCGGAACATGCGGTATTTCACGGGATATAACTGAGTACTATCGCGCCCAACAAGCCGTTGAGTACGCAAGCCGCGCCAAAAGTGATTTCCTCGCAAACATGAGTCACGAACTGCGCACACCTTTGAATGCGATCATTGGATTCGCTGAAATTCTACGAGATGAACTTGTCGGAAGCATTAACGCCGAGCAAAGAGAGTGCATTAATGATATTCACATTAGTGGCGAACATCTGCTCGAAATGATCAATGACATCCTTGATCTTTCAAAGATTGAAGCAGGAAAAATGGCACTCCAATTAGAGACCTTCTCTATTGTTGAAGCCGTTGAGGAAGTCAACGCCATTATTACCGCACTTGCTGTAAAGAAGGATCTTGACCTTACCTTGAACTATAACCAGAACGGTATGATTGAAGCTGACCGAGTTAAATTCAAGCAGATTTTCTATAATCTACTCTCCAATGCAGTAAAATTCACTCCAGAAGGCGGGAAAGTCGCGACGCAACTCGAAGTTGGAACGACAGAACTGCGAGCCGGAGTTATTGATACAGGTATAGGTATCTCCGAAGCAGATCAAGCGAAACTCTTCGCCCCGTTTACACAAATCGATACGTCAAAATCTCGGCGGTACGGTGGAACAGGTCTCGGTTTAGCCTTGACACATAGGCTTATCATGTTACACGGTGGCGAGATTAGTGTGACAAGCCAAGAAGGAGAAGGGAGCAATTTCGCTCTGAGAATCCCTCTTCAACAATTAAATAAGGTGTGA